One window of Alkaliphilus metalliredigens QYMF genomic DNA carries:
- a CDS encoding PucR family transcriptional regulator, producing MEGSSGMTVEGLLGLEGMAEAKIRAGRAGVHKMITKINVMEVPDIIDWVEEGEFLLTTAYSIKDDLHKLRDLISQLSQKGIVGLGIKTKRYIESIPADVIERAEELNFPLIEIPYEISYATIISRGLTEIISNQRNLLQQTEFFEDLLSRDLTKHQRALDRGTYFQFDSQLSYTVIVISINERAGCHQYSLETSNEQHGIKLKLLRIVKNVAKNQKKKVICGNKRNQMVVLYGASPNTESIIQKNEVMNYAEEVMKHGKFEAIGCISIGIGRNYDVTKEIWKSYEEANRAVECGRGRESRQVVHYDGLGIYRILSYENLHPELIQLYQEVLEPLVKYDEDKGTELVKTVKMFFKYNGNIKRISTEMYTHYNTIVYRIQRIQEITQMDLEDDDTRLNVHLALKILEMQLTQK from the coding sequence ATGGAGGGATCATCGGGTATGACAGTGGAAGGATTATTGGGTTTGGAAGGAATGGCAGAAGCTAAAATACGAGCGGGTAGGGCTGGGGTACATAAAATGATTACTAAAATCAATGTGATGGAGGTTCCGGATATCATTGATTGGGTGGAGGAAGGAGAGTTTTTATTAACAACTGCGTACTCCATTAAGGATGATTTGCATAAGTTAAGGGATTTAATCTCTCAGCTCTCACAAAAAGGAATTGTGGGATTAGGAATTAAAACGAAGCGCTATATTGAATCAATTCCTGCGGATGTCATAGAAAGGGCCGAGGAATTGAATTTTCCCTTGATCGAAATCCCCTATGAAATTTCATATGCCACCATCATATCCAGGGGGTTAACAGAGATTATCAGCAATCAAAGAAATCTACTCCAACAAACAGAATTTTTTGAAGATCTCCTCTCCCGGGATTTGACCAAACATCAACGGGCTTTAGATCGAGGCACTTATTTTCAATTTGACAGTCAGCTCTCCTATACGGTGATTGTGATTAGCATCAATGAGAGGGCTGGATGCCATCAGTATAGCTTGGAGACCAGTAATGAACAGCATGGTATCAAACTGAAATTACTCAGGATTGTAAAAAATGTTGCGAAAAATCAAAAGAAAAAGGTGATCTGCGGCAATAAAAGAAATCAAATGGTTGTTTTATATGGGGCCAGTCCCAATACAGAGAGCATAATACAAAAAAATGAAGTGATGAATTATGCTGAAGAAGTCATGAAGCATGGTAAATTTGAAGCCATTGGATGTATTTCTATTGGAATCGGAAGAAACTATGATGTGACAAAGGAGATTTGGAAAAGTTATGAGGAGGCCAATAGAGCAGTAGAATGTGGAAGAGGAAGAGAATCTAGACAGGTGGTTCACTATGACGGATTAGGAATTTATCGAATTTTATCCTATGAAAACCTACATCCTGAGTTGATTCAGCTTTATCAGGAAGTATTAGAACCTCTTGTGAAATATGACGAAGATAAAGGAACAGAACTAGTGAAAACTGTTAAGATGTTTTTTAAATATAATGGTAATATCAAACGAATTTCCACAGAAATGTATACCCATTATAATACGATTGTCTATCGAATACAGCGCATTCAGGAAATTACACAAATGGACTTAGAGGATGATGATACACGATTAAATGTCCATCTTGCTTTGAAAATATTAGAAATGCAGTTGACACAGAAGTGA
- a CDS encoding uracil-xanthine permease family protein, with amino-acid sequence MSDQEKKKGKKDLNEYSAGEDLSYHFNKGQQVLLGLQHTLAMFGACILVPILTGLSISVTLFSVGVGTLIFHYFTKGKIPGFLGSSFAFILPLQLAAERMDLQYAQGGIIGAGIVYLIVGYLVHIMGPEKVSRVFPAVVTGPIIMVIGLGLAPVGIGMSSEHWPVALITLGTAIVINIWGRGLIKVLPIVIGLAVGYVASLAFGIVDFSTVQDEARILAMPGFTMPKFSVAAILLVTPAAIVSVLEHFGDILAIGSTIGKDVKKDPGLPSTFYGGGVGTIISGFLGGPSLTTYGENIGVLALTRIYATFVVSMGAVWAIGLAFIPKVEAIILTIPVAVIGGISVLLYGMIAGIGVRTVVENRVNFVKSRNLIVASVILVLGVGGASFNVFGVEMSGMVVAALSGVALNLILPE; translated from the coding sequence GTGTCGGATCAGGAAAAAAAGAAGGGTAAAAAGGATTTAAATGAATATTCAGCAGGGGAGGACTTATCATATCACTTTAATAAGGGGCAACAGGTATTACTAGGGTTACAGCATACTCTAGCCATGTTTGGAGCCTGTATATTGGTTCCTATTTTAACAGGACTGAGTATTTCTGTCACATTATTTTCAGTAGGTGTCGGAACGTTAATTTTCCATTACTTTACCAAGGGAAAAATTCCAGGGTTTTTAGGGTCTTCATTTGCATTTATATTACCACTGCAACTGGCAGCGGAACGAATGGACCTACAATATGCCCAGGGGGGAATTATTGGAGCAGGAATTGTCTACTTAATTGTTGGTTACTTGGTTCATATAATGGGACCTGAAAAAGTGTCCAGGGTCTTCCCTGCGGTGGTAACGGGACCGATTATCATGGTGATTGGACTGGGCTTGGCTCCGGTAGGAATCGGTATGTCCAGTGAGCATTGGCCCGTGGCATTGATCACCCTAGGCACAGCTATTGTCATTAATATTTGGGGACGAGGACTAATCAAGGTATTGCCCATTGTCATCGGACTTGCCGTTGGATATGTGGCATCCTTAGCCTTTGGCATAGTTGATTTCAGTACCGTTCAAGATGAAGCTCGGATATTAGCAATGCCAGGCTTTACCATGCCGAAGTTTAGTGTGGCAGCGATTCTACTGGTAACACCAGCGGCTATTGTATCGGTATTGGAGCATTTTGGAGATATTTTAGCAATTGGAAGTACCATCGGAAAAGATGTTAAAAAAGACCCAGGATTGCCTTCCACATTTTACGGTGGCGGTGTGGGAACCATCATTTCAGGATTTTTAGGGGGACCCTCCTTAACAACCTATGGAGAGAATATTGGTGTCCTGGCATTGACTAGGATTTACGCAACATTTGTGGTGAGCATGGGGGCTGTTTGGGCCATTGGTCTTGCCTTTATTCCAAAGGTAGAAGCCATCATTTTAACCATCCCTGTAGCTGTAATCGGTGGGATATCCGTATTACTCTACGGAATGATTGCTGGTATTGGTGTGAGAACAGTAGTAGAAAATAGAGTTAATTTTGTGAAGTCCAGAAACTTAATTGTAGCCAGTGTTATTTTAGTGCTAGGTGTTGGCGGGGCTTCCTTCAACGTGTTTGGCGTGGAGATGAGTGGTATGGTTGTGGCAGCACTTTCAGGGGTTGCTTTAAACTTAATCTTACCAGAATAG
- a CDS encoding carbon-nitrogen hydrolase family protein, translating to MSDFGLRYGVVMKEHIAACVQIAIKPNEIQRNIEKAAYWLERAAKEYEAELVVFPESITTGFSPNMTVDAFYEILEPIPGRHTRDIQKLAKELGTHVVFPLYERGKNKREVFNSSLMIDDRGEIIGKYRKTHPFPTERKEGGGWTTPGNETVVVDTKLGKIGMIICYDGDFPELSRVLALKGAEIITRPSALLRSFEIWEMTNKARAYDNHVYVLGVNAIGPDAAENYYFGHSMIVSPIAQTLAQARGTEEIIAAKLDPDPIKYVSYGTRSPMIFDHLEDRNVKVYSEILQSGKSTFEPTRRIPYHK from the coding sequence TTGTCGGATTTTGGCCTTCGATACGGAGTCGTAATGAAGGAGCATATTGCAGCCTGCGTTCAAATTGCCATTAAACCCAATGAAATTCAACGGAACATAGAAAAAGCAGCCTATTGGCTTGAGAGAGCTGCTAAAGAATATGAGGCGGAGTTGGTTGTCTTTCCAGAGAGTATTACCACAGGATTTTCACCTAATATGACTGTGGATGCGTTTTATGAAATTCTAGAGCCAATACCTGGGAGGCATACAAGGGACATCCAAAAACTAGCCAAGGAGTTAGGTACACATGTGGTCTTTCCTCTTTATGAAAGAGGAAAAAATAAGCGAGAGGTCTTTAACAGCTCTTTGATGATCGATGATCGGGGAGAAATCATCGGTAAATACCGCAAAACCCATCCCTTTCCAACGGAAAGAAAAGAGGGTGGTGGGTGGACTACACCAGGAAATGAAACTGTGGTGGTGGATACAAAACTTGGTAAAATTGGAATGATAATCTGCTACGATGGGGACTTTCCAGAGCTCAGTAGGGTATTAGCATTAAAGGGAGCTGAGATCATTACAAGACCCTCGGCTTTATTGAGAAGCTTTGAAATATGGGAGATGACCAATAAGGCAAGGGCCTATGACAATCATGTCTATGTTTTAGGGGTCAATGCAATTGGCCCCGATGCTGCTGAGAACTATTACTTTGGACATAGTATGATTGTGAGTCCCATTGCACAAACATTGGCCCAAGCAAGGGGAACTGAAGAGATTATTGCCGCTAAGCTTGATCCAGATCCCATTAAGTATGTAAGCTATGGCACACGCTCCCCCATGATATTTGATCACCTAGAGGACCGAAATGTTAAAGTTTATAGTGAAATATTACAGTCGGGGAAAAGTACATTTGAACCAACACGCCGAATTCCTTATCATAAATGA
- the fdrA gene encoding acyl-CoA synthetase FdrA yields the protein MELKYAIRKNTYYDSVTLMLITKEVKKLPGIQEVLVGMGTELNKELASHLSLSNKEIQGLNPNDFFVTALASSDLSMEAVLKEVDTLLTKKKTQGDGDYRPPTLGAALKYQLDANLVLVSIPGEYAFDEVEKALHQDIHVMLFSDQMSMADERRLKEIAKERQLLMMGPDCGTAIINQVPLAFANVVRKGNIGIVGASGTGIQEVSILIHRLGEGVSQVIGTGGRDLKKEIGGIMMQQGIEALQNDPETGVIVLISKPPDEEVAERVLALIAHSEKPVVVNFIGGHLNLIEKYGRTPCTTLEDAAQKAVALLKGQAPRDFNGFTLSQERVSKMVCNEVKVFHHQQSYIRGLYTGGTLANETIKLLSEELGGIYSNSPLRPEYQLLNVEESFQHTCLDLGEDGFTRGKPHPMIDPSTRLQRFVKEANDEEVAMILMDFVLGYGSHEDPVGEMLPVIIEEKRRLNQRGRHLCVIASICGTEEDPQDLKKSQQRLEEAGVLVMPSNAQAARLASLIMKNQNLRRENHV from the coding sequence GTGGAATTAAAATATGCTATTCGAAAAAATACATACTATGATTCAGTGACGTTAATGTTGATTACAAAGGAAGTTAAAAAGCTGCCAGGGATTCAAGAGGTGCTGGTGGGAATGGGCACTGAGCTCAATAAAGAGCTGGCAAGTCATTTGAGTCTTTCTAATAAAGAAATTCAAGGATTAAATCCTAATGATTTTTTTGTGACAGCCCTGGCATCAAGTGACCTGAGTATGGAGGCAGTTTTGAAGGAAGTTGACACCCTGCTAACAAAAAAGAAAACACAGGGGGATGGTGATTATAGGCCCCCTACCCTGGGAGCTGCTTTGAAATATCAACTAGATGCGAATTTAGTACTGGTTTCGATACCGGGGGAATATGCCTTCGATGAAGTGGAGAAGGCCTTACACCAGGACATTCATGTGATGCTTTTTAGTGACCAGATGTCCATGGCCGATGAAAGGAGGCTTAAGGAGATTGCTAAAGAAAGACAACTGCTAATGATGGGTCCAGACTGTGGTACTGCAATCATTAACCAAGTGCCATTAGCCTTTGCCAATGTGGTTAGAAAAGGAAATATTGGTATTGTCGGGGCCTCGGGAACGGGAATACAGGAGGTATCAATACTCATCCATAGGCTAGGAGAAGGTGTTTCTCAGGTGATTGGAACAGGAGGACGGGATTTAAAGAAAGAAATTGGTGGCATCATGATGCAGCAAGGCATTGAGGCATTACAAAATGATCCTGAGACCGGGGTCATTGTTCTGATTTCAAAGCCCCCAGATGAAGAAGTGGCAGAAAGGGTGTTGGCCCTGATAGCCCATAGTGAAAAACCAGTGGTTGTGAATTTTATCGGAGGACATTTAAATTTGATTGAAAAATATGGGCGAACCCCCTGCACAACATTAGAGGATGCTGCCCAGAAGGCAGTGGCGCTATTGAAAGGGCAGGCGCCAAGAGATTTTAACGGGTTTACTTTATCCCAAGAGAGAGTGAGCAAAATGGTATGTAATGAAGTCAAGGTATTTCATCATCAGCAAAGCTATATACGAGGCCTATACACTGGAGGAACCCTAGCAAATGAGACCATAAAGCTACTTAGTGAAGAATTAGGAGGCATTTATTCCAATAGTCCCTTGAGGCCGGAATATCAGCTTCTAAATGTTGAAGAGAGTTTTCAACACACCTGTTTAGATTTAGGGGAGGATGGGTTTACCAGGGGCAAACCTCATCCCATGATTGATCCATCTACTCGTCTTCAACGATTTGTAAAGGAAGCAAACGATGAGGAAGTGGCCATGATTTTAATGGATTTTGTATTGGGCTATGGATCCCATGAAGATCCCGTAGGAGAAATGCTACCAGTGATTATTGAAGAAAAAAGAAGACTCAATCAAAGGGGAAGGCATCTCTGTGTGATTGCAAGCATTTGTGGAACAGAGGAGGATCCCCAGGACTTAAAAAAATCTCAGCAACGATTAGAGGAGGCTGGAGTCCTGGTGATGCCCTCCAATGCACAGGCAGCAAGATTAGCATCATTGATCATGAAGAATCAGAACCTCAGGAGGGAAAATCATGTCTAA
- a CDS encoding DUF2877 domain-containing protein translates to MIAVEICQEMKKSIELRKLRKGSIHSIFHHGLNVITPLQEVITLLSHTQGMTPLALKIKGNRPFTSIGFKRGMAVDFDNEKLVFYDLQLTILIKGVAEWNPAPCFTNEGDSLANVMEKQRWIKSYIDGRENEEGMRGIILEMRRYIAGEKLNPQLNDSQEFIFKRLMPFLEAVQERKITELSRCTKKIVGFGPGLTPAVDDFISGIMLTLIYLHHYLNKDLQEAYQINAEVIKGVLGRTTVVSEKMLKLSAKGQTSESVRQLMVAYLSKDEHEMFHHCIEEVMSLGSTSGTDFLCGIEIASQMMLMTKGGEEESWN, encoded by the coding sequence ATGATTGCAGTAGAAATATGCCAGGAGATGAAAAAATCAATCGAATTAAGAAAGCTTAGGAAAGGTAGCATTCATTCGATTTTTCACCATGGGTTAAATGTGATCACACCCCTACAAGAGGTGATCACATTATTGAGTCATACCCAAGGAATGACTCCCTTGGCCTTAAAGATAAAAGGGAATAGACCATTTACCAGTATCGGTTTTAAAAGAGGTATGGCAGTCGATTTTGATAATGAAAAGCTTGTCTTTTACGATTTACAGCTTACCATCTTGATTAAAGGGGTTGCGGAGTGGAATCCCGCTCCTTGTTTTACCAATGAAGGGGATTCTTTAGCCAATGTGATGGAGAAACAAAGGTGGATTAAAAGCTATATTGATGGTAGAGAGAATGAAGAGGGAATGAGGGGAATCATTCTTGAAATGAGAAGATATATAGCAGGGGAGAAACTAAATCCTCAACTCAATGACTCCCAAGAGTTTATTTTCAAACGATTAATGCCCTTTCTTGAGGCAGTACAAGAAAGAAAGATCACAGAGTTGTCCAGATGTACTAAAAAGATAGTGGGATTTGGGCCGGGATTAACACCAGCTGTGGATGACTTTATTTCTGGAATCATGCTCACATTAATCTATTTACATCACTATTTAAATAAGGATTTACAGGAAGCCTATCAGATAAATGCAGAAGTGATAAAGGGGGTCCTTGGAAGAACAACTGTTGTCAGTGAGAAAATGCTAAAATTATCTGCAAAGGGGCAGACATCAGAAAGTGTGAGACAATTGATGGTTGCCTACCTATCAAAGGATGAGCATGAAATGTTCCACCATTGCATTGAAGAGGTCATGAGCTTGGGGAGTACATCCGGGACGGATTTCCTCTGTGGAATTGAGATAGCAAGTCAAATGATGCTGATGACAAAGGGAGGAGAAGAGGAATCGTGGAATTAA
- a CDS encoding CaiB/BaiF CoA transferase family protein, translating into MRMALENIKVLDLTRVLAGPYATMVLADLGADIIKIEMPEIGDDSRQFGPHVEGESAYFMSLNRNKRSMTLNLKTAKGREILLQMIKEVDVVVENFRPGTMEKLGLGYEVLRDVNPKLVYAVASGFGHTGPYRKRAAYDAIVQAMGGLMSITGHPGREPTRVGTSIGDITAGLFTAIGILTALMNRNESGMGQKVDVAMLDCQVAILENAIARHVVTGEIPGLGGNRHPAIVPFETFQTSDGEIMIAAGNDILWAKLCIAMEQPRLIADERFKTNPLRNQYYEELKPVINGVIQLKTTKQWQEILDDAGVPNGPINRIDEVLADPQVQAREMIVEVAHPVAGKLKMPGIPIKLSDTAGQIRRPSPMLGQHTEEILKELLKYDEAQIEDLKEQSIF; encoded by the coding sequence ATGAGAATGGCTTTAGAAAATATTAAAGTTCTTGATTTAACAAGGGTATTGGCAGGTCCCTATGCCACAATGGTTTTAGCTGATTTAGGAGCGGACATTATAAAAATAGAAATGCCAGAAATCGGAGATGATTCAAGACAATTTGGGCCCCATGTTGAAGGAGAAAGTGCCTACTTCATGAGCCTTAATCGGAACAAACGTAGCATGACCTTAAATCTAAAGACAGCAAAGGGCAGAGAGATATTATTACAGATGATTAAGGAAGTGGATGTCGTTGTGGAAAATTTTAGACCCGGTACCATGGAGAAACTTGGCCTAGGATATGAAGTGTTAAGAGACGTGAATCCAAAACTTGTGTATGCTGTTGCATCGGGATTTGGACATACAGGACCCTATCGTAAACGAGCCGCCTATGATGCCATAGTACAGGCAATGGGAGGACTTATGAGTATTACAGGACATCCAGGGAGAGAACCCACAAGGGTAGGGACTTCCATAGGAGATATTACTGCAGGGCTGTTTACAGCTATTGGAATCTTAACAGCATTAATGAATCGAAATGAAAGTGGAATGGGGCAAAAAGTAGATGTGGCCATGTTGGATTGTCAGGTGGCTATTTTAGAAAATGCCATTGCTAGACACGTGGTCACTGGAGAAATACCAGGCTTAGGAGGAAATCGTCACCCTGCCATCGTTCCCTTTGAAACATTTCAGACATCCGATGGAGAAATTATGATTGCTGCAGGTAATGATATACTTTGGGCAAAGCTCTGCATTGCCATGGAACAACCACGATTAATAGCTGATGAACGATTTAAAACAAATCCCCTAAGAAACCAATATTACGAGGAATTAAAACCTGTAATCAATGGGGTGATCCAGCTGAAGACAACAAAACAATGGCAGGAGATATTGGATGATGCAGGCGTACCCAATGGACCGATTAACCGGATTGATGAAGTGTTAGCAGATCCCCAAGTACAGGCCAGGGAAATGATAGTAGAGGTGGCACATCCTGTGGCAGGGAAATTAAAAATGCCTGGAATCCCCATTAAGCTCAGCGATACAGCAGGCCAAATCAGAAGACCATCTCCGATGCTAGGTCAGCATACAGAAGAAATATTAAAGGAATTATTGAAATATGATGAAGCACAAATCGAAGATCTTAAAGAGCAATCAATATTCTAA
- a CDS encoding YlbE family protein: MKKLIAEKIAQANEEAIKRILAAQPTLVGIGTAEEDIPGMAKKTILHAGPPVAWHDMTGPLRGAIIGGIIYEGLASNEDEAISLAKSGEIIFDACHHHHAVGPMAGVITASMPVWIIENKSLGNKAYCTLNEGLGKVLRYGAYGVDVIERLNWIEKTLAPLLKEAMALSGPIDLKTMIAQVVQMGDEGHNRNKAGTSLLIRELAPFIVQTEFSKEEQVDVLKFIHSNDHFFLNLTMPACKCTMDTIENIPYCTLVYTMARNGTEFGIRVAGLGRKWFSAPAEIVEGLYFPGFSKEDANPDIGDSVITETTGIGGFAMAAAIPIVQFVGGTPEDALNFTKSMYEITVAENNTYKIPVLNFRGTPTGIDIQKVIETSILPIINTGIAHKDPGVGQVGAGLVRPPMKCFEDALEAFVKMLEEVGELES, translated from the coding sequence GTGAAGAAGTTGATTGCAGAAAAAATTGCGCAGGCCAATGAAGAGGCCATCAAAAGAATTTTAGCTGCACAGCCCACCTTGGTGGGAATCGGAACAGCGGAAGAAGACATTCCTGGTATGGCGAAAAAAACGATCTTACATGCGGGGCCTCCCGTGGCTTGGCATGACATGACGGGGCCTTTGCGGGGAGCCATTATTGGGGGGATTATCTACGAAGGACTGGCTTCCAATGAAGATGAGGCCATTTCATTGGCAAAATCTGGGGAGATTATTTTTGATGCCTGCCATCATCACCATGCCGTAGGACCCATGGCGGGTGTCATAACAGCTTCCATGCCTGTGTGGATTATTGAAAACAAATCACTTGGCAATAAGGCTTACTGTACTTTAAATGAGGGATTAGGAAAAGTGCTTCGATATGGGGCCTATGGTGTAGATGTGATTGAGCGATTAAATTGGATTGAAAAGACACTGGCCCCGCTACTAAAGGAAGCAATGGCCTTATCCGGGCCTATTGACTTAAAGACCATGATTGCACAGGTGGTACAAATGGGTGATGAAGGTCATAATCGGAATAAGGCCGGCACCTCCCTATTGATTAGGGAATTAGCGCCCTTTATCGTGCAAACTGAATTCAGCAAGGAAGAACAAGTAGATGTATTGAAATTCATCCATAGTAATGATCACTTTTTCTTAAATCTTACCATGCCTGCTTGTAAATGCACCATGGATACCATCGAAAACATTCCCTACTGCACCCTTGTCTATACCATGGCTAGAAATGGGACTGAATTTGGTATCAGAGTGGCGGGCTTAGGGCGGAAGTGGTTTAGTGCACCTGCGGAAATTGTAGAGGGGTTATACTTTCCAGGATTTAGTAAAGAGGATGCCAATCCTGATATTGGAGATAGTGTCATTACTGAAACTACTGGGATTGGGGGATTTGCCATGGCAGCAGCCATTCCAATTGTCCAATTTGTGGGAGGAACCCCAGAGGATGCCTTGAACTTTACAAAAAGTATGTACGAGATTACAGTGGCAGAAAACAATACATACAAAATACCTGTGTTGAATTTCAGAGGAACACCAACGGGAATTGATATTCAAAAAGTAATTGAAACAAGTATTCTACCTATTATTAACACAGGCATTGCCCATAAGGATCCAGGGGTAGGGCAAGTAGGGGCAGGGTTAGTACGACCGCCGATGAAATGCTTTGAAGATGCACTGGAGGCCTTTGTGAAAATGCTAGAGGAAGTTGGAGAACTAGAGTCGTGA
- a CDS encoding cyclase family protein has translation MNILDLWKDVKTYDLTQNLSHLTPPWPTYEPLQIKFFKRLSPHGANGQLITTSNHVGTHLDGPLHFDTAGRDIASLPLDKLVGPGVVVDLSDIAEDYGIYTPKDITDRVEVKKGDILIINTGYHKYGWDQPEADERRYMLRHPGPSMDFIDWIKEMEIKWIGVDCGSADHPMNTKIREWEPGEALQADAYLQEKYGKALEEIYSWPQTYQAMHTKVFPKPYEIIHAENVGGQLNEVLNRRLIIGCFPWKFVGGESSICRILAFDTES, from the coding sequence ATGAATATTTTAGATTTATGGAAAGATGTTAAAACCTATGACTTGACACAAAATTTAAGCCACTTGACACCACCTTGGCCAACATATGAGCCATTACAAATTAAATTTTTTAAAAGGTTGTCACCTCATGGTGCCAATGGACAGTTGATTACTACCTCAAACCATGTGGGTACCCATTTAGATGGACCATTACATTTTGACACAGCGGGAAGAGACATTGCATCATTGCCCCTAGATAAGTTAGTTGGGCCTGGGGTTGTGGTTGATTTATCTGATATTGCTGAGGATTATGGTATTTATACACCAAAGGATATTACAGACCGTGTTGAGGTGAAAAAGGGTGACATTCTGATCATTAATACAGGATACCATAAATATGGATGGGATCAGCCTGAGGCCGATGAGCGAAGATATATGCTCAGACATCCAGGACCCTCCATGGATTTTATTGATTGGATTAAGGAAATGGAAATTAAGTGGATCGGCGTAGACTGTGGATCTGCTGATCATCCCATGAATACAAAAATTCGTGAATGGGAGCCAGGGGAAGCCCTACAGGCGGATGCCTATCTGCAAGAAAAATATGGAAAGGCATTAGAGGAAATCTACTCATGGCCACAAACCTATCAGGCAATGCACACAAAGGTATTTCCAAAGCCCTATGAAATTATTCATGCTGAAAATGTAGGGGGACAGCTCAATGAAGTGCTTAACAGACGTCTCATTATCGGATGCTTCCCATGGAAATTTGTAGGGGGCGAATCCAGTATTTGTCGGATTTTGGCCTTCGATACGGAGTCGTAA